The following coding sequences lie in one Anaerolineae bacterium genomic window:
- a CDS encoding response regulator: MEAEKNAKNDIDQILIVEDSPTQAEQLKYLLEQHNYTVLVAESGKEALTLLDEHTPLLIISDIVMPEMNGYELCQEIKSGESTRDIPVILLTSLSGAEDVLEGLACGADNFLTKPYHKDYLISHIEQILANKKLYKSERVRVGVEILFGGKKRFITANQQQMLTLLISSYEAAVQKNKELVKSREELIMFNERLEESVKERTAELSAEIATRKSAEETLRESEAKYRNLTESLDELIYRADPETFVATYVNRAVEKICGYTVEEWLGDPTLWESTIYPEDKERVFALFTESQRKIKSGAVEYRIISKDKTERWVEDHISWEKDQQGNVVSLNGVISDITERKQAEEEKKKLEAQLYQSQKMEAIGTLAGGVAHDFNNLLTVIIGNAHLVLMDVIKDESLREKIEEIEKAGDKAASLTRQLLAFSRKQIIIPRVLDLNELLTGIEKMLGRLIGEDVELLTIPEPALWRVEVDPGQMEQVIMNMAINAKDAMPLGGKLTIETANIDLDESYFRKHGIEGEKPGHYVMLAVSDTGIGMDKETLSRIFDPFFTTKEVGKGTGLGLSTAYGIVKQNNGFIWVYSEPGQGSTFKVYLPRAEGDADSEEKQRLPVIELDGSETILLVEDDDGLRKFAQKVLLLHGYKVLDAENGEDALRVSQAHEGPIHLMITDVVMPRMGGKELSEKLRPFYPRIKVIYMSGYTDNAIVEHGVLAPGLNFLQKPFAPESLARKVREVLDAEK; this comes from the coding sequence GAACACACACCCTTGCTCATCATCAGCGATATAGTAATGCCGGAGATGAATGGTTACGAACTCTGTCAGGAAATAAAATCAGGTGAGAGCACCAGGGACATTCCGGTTATTCTGCTTACATCTCTTTCCGGTGCAGAAGATGTGCTTGAAGGTCTTGCTTGTGGAGCTGATAATTTTCTTACTAAACCCTATCACAAAGATTATCTTATATCACATATTGAACAGATTCTGGCAAATAAAAAACTGTACAAAAGTGAACGAGTAAGAGTTGGTGTGGAAATTCTATTTGGAGGAAAGAAACGTTTTATTACAGCAAACCAGCAACAAATGCTCACATTGCTAATTTCATCATATGAAGCAGCAGTCCAAAAAAATAAAGAATTGGTTAAGTCCCGGGAAGAGTTAATAATGTTTAATGAACGGTTAGAAGAATCAGTTAAGGAAAGAACCGCAGAACTCTCGGCAGAAATTGCTACTCGCAAAAGTGCAGAAGAAACACTTCGGGAGAGCGAGGCTAAATACAGAAATCTAACCGAAAGCCTCGATGAGTTGATCTACCGGGCGGATCCGGAAACCTTTGTGGCCACCTATGTGAATCGTGCGGTCGAAAAAATCTGTGGCTATACAGTAGAAGAGTGGCTTGGAGATCCAACACTGTGGGAAAGCACCATTTATCCTGAGGACAAGGAAAGGGTTTTTGCATTGTTCACAGAATCTCAGAGGAAGATAAAATCCGGCGCCGTTGAATACCGTATCATAAGTAAAGACAAAACAGAGCGATGGGTGGAGGATCACATCAGTTGGGAGAAAGACCAGCAAGGCAATGTCGTCTCACTGAACGGGGTGATATCTGACATCACCGAGCGCAAGCAGGCGGAGGAAGAAAAAAAGAAACTCGAAGCCCAGCTTTACCAGTCCCAGAAAATGGAGGCAATCGGCACTCTGGCCGGCGGCGTTGCCCATGATTTCAACAACCTGCTGACCGTCATCATCGGCAATGCCCATCTTGTATTGATGGATGTCATCAAGGATGAATCCTTACGCGAGAAAATAGAAGAGATCGAGAAAGCCGGGGACAAGGCGGCGTCTCTTACCCGGCAACTGCTTGCCTTCAGCCGCAAGCAGATAATTATACCCAGGGTTCTGGATCTTAATGAACTGTTAACAGGTATAGAGAAGATGCTCGGTCGCCTGATTGGGGAGGATGTTGAGCTGTTGACGATTCCGGAACCTGCATTATGGCGGGTGGAGGTGGACCCCGGGCAGATGGAGCAGGTGATCATGAACATGGCGATCAATGCTAAAGACGCGATGCCTCTGGGAGGAAAGCTCACCATTGAAACAGCCAACATAGATCTGGACGAAAGCTATTTTCGCAAGCACGGTATTGAAGGAGAAAAGCCAGGCCATTATGTGATGCTCGCTGTAAGCGATACCGGCATCGGGATGGACAAGGAAACCCTGTCCCGCATATTCGATCCTTTCTTTACCACGAAGGAAGTCGGCAAGGGCACGGGACTGGGCTTATCTACGGCATATGGCATTGTCAAACAAAACAATGGCTTTATCTGGGTTTACAGCGAGCCCGGACAGGGTTCCACCTTCAAGGTCTACCTGCCAAGAGCGGAGGGAGATGCGGACTCGGAGGAAAAACAGCGGCTCCCTGTAATCGAACTTGACGGTTCTGAAACCATTTTGCTTGTGGAGGATGATGACGGTCTTCGAAAATTTGCGCAAAAGGTTCTCCTGCTGCATGGATACAAAGTATTAGATGCTGAAAATGGAGAGGATGCTTTGAGGGTCAGCCAGGCGCACGAGGGGCCGATTCATCTGATGATCACTGATGTGGTGATGCCCAGGATGGGCGGGAAGGAGCTGTCAGAAAAGCTGCGACCTTTCTATCCCCGGATAAAGGTGATTTACATGTCGGGGTACACAGACAACGCCATAGTTGAGCACGGTGTTTTGGCGCCCGGACTGAATTTTCTCCAAAAACCTTTTGCACCGGAAAGTCTGGCGCGCAAGGTTAGGGAAGTGCTGGACGCTGAGAAATGA
- a CDS encoding ATP-binding protein has protein sequence MNQENRVDNIEETIILPEKARILVVDDEPVVLRLIDNILKKQGYEIYTADKGSNALKILNETSIDILITDINMPKMDGIQLIHEAKKIIPEVLVMVITGLLEIDSAISLLKSGVYDYITKPIDLDGIVASVDRGWKSQMLAYKNRRLLQNLKQANEALKISNESFNNIVNKTIDGVLVLNQKGIVRFINPSAEILFNRRSDEIMGELFGFPCVADEIMEVNILRSGGEKGVAEMHVIDTEWDGEKALLALLRDVTERKRAEEALKRTTYDLRQTVGERKNASEKIKSLNESLKNTIDQVQKKNEELEHAIEELKTTQIQIMQSEKMASIGQLAAGIAHEINNPTGFISSNLNTLAGYDNDLRSLIAQYSDLITELKDDMATEKGRASILEKLGRINELEKEIDIDFVLNDTPNLIKESREGTERIKKIVIDLKDFAHPDDKELKDANINNSIESTLNVVWNELKYKAVVTKDYGDLPLVECYPQQLNQVFVNLLVNAAQAIEKQGEIRITTRALDGKVEIKISDTGKGIPKENLSKIFDPFFTTKEVGKGTGLGLNISYKIIKEHNGTIDVESTVGKGTTFTIRIPIGQVVV, from the coding sequence ATGAATCAAGAAAATAGAGTAGATAATATAGAAGAAACTATAATACTGCCGGAAAAGGCCAGGATACTGGTAGTGGATGACGAACCTGTTGTTTTAAGACTTATTGATAATATTCTGAAAAAGCAAGGATATGAGATTTATACTGCTGATAAAGGCAGCAATGCTTTAAAGATCTTAAATGAAACATCCATTGACATATTAATTACCGATATCAATATGCCGAAAATGGACGGCATACAGCTCATTCATGAAGCAAAAAAGATAATTCCCGAGGTTCTGGTTATGGTTATAACAGGATTGCTTGAAATTGATTCGGCAATAAGTTTATTAAAAAGCGGTGTTTATGATTATATCACAAAGCCGATAGATCTTGATGGGATTGTTGCATCGGTTGACAGGGGCTGGAAGAGTCAAATGCTGGCTTATAAAAACAGGCGGTTGCTTCAAAATTTAAAACAGGCTAACGAAGCATTGAAAATTTCAAATGAAAGCTTCAATAATATCGTAAACAAAACTATTGATGGCGTTCTTGTCCTGAATCAAAAAGGAATTGTGCGTTTTATTAATCCTTCTGCTGAAATTCTTTTTAATCGCAGATCAGATGAAATCATGGGCGAGTTGTTTGGTTTTCCTTGTGTGGCAGATGAAATCATGGAGGTAAATATCCTGAGAAGTGGTGGAGAAAAAGGTGTTGCTGAGATGCATGTGATTGATACTGAGTGGGATGGAGAAAAAGCCTTGCTTGCATTACTGCGGGATGTGACTGAGCGCAAACGGGCGGAAGAAGCGCTGAAAAGAACCACTTACGATCTCAGACAAACGGTTGGGGAACGGAAAAACGCTTCTGAAAAAATAAAATCTCTTAATGAAAGTCTCAAAAATACGATTGATCAGGTCCAGAAAAAAAATGAGGAATTGGAACATGCGATAGAAGAACTAAAAACGACGCAAATACAGATAATGCAATCCGAAAAGATGGCTTCCATCGGACAATTGGCCGCAGGTATAGCCCATGAGATTAATAATCCCACCGGTTTCATCAGCAGCAACCTGAATACCCTGGCGGGCTATGACAATGATCTAAGGTCCTTAATAGCTCAATACAGTGACCTCATTACCGAGCTAAAGGACGACATGGCTACTGAAAAAGGACGAGCTTCAATTTTGGAGAAATTGGGCCGTATCAACGAACTTGAAAAGGAAATCGACATCGATTTTGTCCTGAATGACACCCCGAACCTGATCAAAGAAAGCCGGGAGGGAACCGAGCGTATAAAAAAGATCGTGATCGACCTGAAGGATTTTGCCCATCCTGACGACAAGGAACTCAAAGATGCGAATATAAACAATAGCATAGAATCAACCTTGAATGTGGTCTGGAATGAACTTAAATACAAGGCTGTTGTCACAAAGGATTATGGAGACCTGCCTCTTGTAGAATGCTATCCCCAGCAACTGAACCAGGTCTTTGTAAATCTATTGGTGAATGCGGCCCAGGCCATAGAAAAGCAGGGCGAGATCAGGATTACAACAAGAGCGCTGGATGGAAAGGTAGAGATCAAGATAAGTGACACGGGCAAAGGCATCCCCAAGGAAAACCTCTCTAAAATATTCGATCCCTTTTTCACCACA